A genomic stretch from Hemicordylus capensis ecotype Gifberg chromosome 1, rHemCap1.1.pri, whole genome shotgun sequence includes:
- the SNX17 gene encoding sorting nexin-17 isoform X1, which yields MHFSIPETETRASGGGSSAAYVAYNIHVNGVLHCQVRYSQLLGLHEQLRKEYGANVVPAFPPKKIFTLTPAEVEQRREQLEKYMQAVRQDPLLGGSEIFNGFLRRAQQETQQIPTEEVQLEVLLSSGQKVKVSILTSDQTEEVLEAVASKLDLPEDLIGYFHLFLVLEAKDGAFSFIRKLQEFELPYVSVTSLHNPEYRILLRKSYWDSAYDEDVMEQRVGLNLLYAQTVADLERGWILASKEQHRQLKSLQEKVSKKEFIRLAQTLKYYGYLKFDPCVTDFPEKGCHVLVGAGNSELNFQVKLPNDQVKEGSFKVTRMRCWRVTSSVPLHNGTSGPTTGKPEVKLELAFEYLMSKDRLQWVTITSPQAIMLSICLQSMVDELMVKKAGGSIRKKSRGRRANLTLQRSDSQQAVKSPPLLDSPDCSSRDCVVAKVSSKLGSVSLRAISHSGSSADIGTDDFHGNYAFEGIGDEDL from the exons ATGCACTTCTCCATCCCGGAGACGGAGACCCGCGCCTCGGGAGGGGGCAGCTCCGCAGCCTACGTC GCCTACAACATCCACGTGAATGGCGTCCTGCACTGCCAGGTGCGATACAGCCAGCTGCTAGGCCTGCATGAGCAG CTCCGGAAGGAATACGGTGCCAACGTGGTCCCAGCCTTCCCCCCCAAGAAGATCTTCACCCTCACCCCGGCCGAGGTGGAGCAGCGGCGGGAGCAGTTGGAGAAGTACATGCAGGCGG TGCGCCAGGACCCCTTGCTCGGAGGCAGCGAGATCTTCAACGGCTTTTTGCGCAGAGCTCAGcag GAGACCCAGCAGATCCCCACGGAGGAGGTGCAGCTGGAAGTGCTGCTGTCCAGCGGGCAGAAGGTGAAGGTCAGCATTCTGACCTCAGACCAGACCGAGGAGGTCCTCGAG GCCGTGGCCTCGAAGCTGGACTTGCCGGAGGACTTGATTGGCTACTTCCACCTCTTCCTGGTGCTGGAAGCCAAAGACGGAGCCTTTTCCT TCATCCGGAAACTGCAGGAGTTTGAGCTGCCCTACGTGTCAGTCACCAGCCTCCACAACCCGGAATACAGGATCCTCCTGCGCAagag ctactGGGACTCTGCCTATGACGAGGATGTCATGGAGCAGCGCGTTGGGCTGAACCTGTTGTACGCCCAG ACAGTAGCGGACCTTGAGCGGGGCTGGATCCTTGCCAGCAAAGAGCAGCACCGTCAGCTGAAGTCCCTGCAGGAGAAGGTCTCCAAGAAGGAA TTTATCCGCTTGGCCCAGACCCTCAAGTATTACGGCTATCTCAAGTTTGACCCCTGTGTCACCGACTTCCCTGAAAAGGGCTGCCACGTCCTCGTTGGGGCTGGGAACAGCGAGCTCAACTTCCAGGTCAAGCTGCCAAATGACCAGGTCAAGGAGGGCAGCTTCAAGGTGACCCGCATGCGCTGCTGGCGAGTCACATCCTCG GTCCCCTTGCACAATGGGACATCCGGCCCGACCACCGGCAAGCCAGAGGTGAAGCTGGAGCTGGCCTTTGAGTACCTGATGAGCAAGGACCGCCTGCAGTGGGTCACCATCACCAGCCCACAG gcAATCATGCTGAGTATCTGCCTGCAGTCCATGGTGGATGAGCTGATGGTGAAGAAAGCAGGAGGCAGCATCCGCAAG AAGTCCCGTGGCCGGCGAGCCAACCTCACACTGCAGCGCTCAGACAGCCAGCAAGCAGTCAAGTCGCCCCCTCTTCTG GATTCCCCGGACTGCAGCAGCCGGGATTGCGTGGTGGCAAAGGTCTCG AGCAAGCTAGGCTCCGTCAGCCTGCGGGCCATCAGCCATTCCGGCTCTTCTGCCGACATTGGCACTGACGACTTCCATGGGAACTACGCCTTCGAGGGCATTGGCGACGAGGACCTCTAG
- the SNX17 gene encoding sorting nexin-17 isoform X2, giving the protein MQAVRQDPLLGGSEIFNGFLRRAQQETQQIPTEEVQLEVLLSSGQKVKVSILTSDQTEEVLEAVASKLDLPEDLIGYFHLFLVLEAKDGAFSFIRKLQEFELPYVSVTSLHNPEYRILLRKSYWDSAYDEDVMEQRVGLNLLYAQTVADLERGWILASKEQHRQLKSLQEKVSKKEFIRLAQTLKYYGYLKFDPCVTDFPEKGCHVLVGAGNSELNFQVKLPNDQVKEGSFKVTRMRCWRVTSSVPLHNGTSGPTTGKPEVKLELAFEYLMSKDRLQWVTITSPQAIMLSICLQSMVDELMVKKAGGSIRKKSRGRRANLTLQRSDSQQAVKSPPLLDSPDCSSRDCVVAKVSSKLGSVSLRAISHSGSSADIGTDDFHGNYAFEGIGDEDL; this is encoded by the exons ATGCAGGCGG TGCGCCAGGACCCCTTGCTCGGAGGCAGCGAGATCTTCAACGGCTTTTTGCGCAGAGCTCAGcag GAGACCCAGCAGATCCCCACGGAGGAGGTGCAGCTGGAAGTGCTGCTGTCCAGCGGGCAGAAGGTGAAGGTCAGCATTCTGACCTCAGACCAGACCGAGGAGGTCCTCGAG GCCGTGGCCTCGAAGCTGGACTTGCCGGAGGACTTGATTGGCTACTTCCACCTCTTCCTGGTGCTGGAAGCCAAAGACGGAGCCTTTTCCT TCATCCGGAAACTGCAGGAGTTTGAGCTGCCCTACGTGTCAGTCACCAGCCTCCACAACCCGGAATACAGGATCCTCCTGCGCAagag ctactGGGACTCTGCCTATGACGAGGATGTCATGGAGCAGCGCGTTGGGCTGAACCTGTTGTACGCCCAG ACAGTAGCGGACCTTGAGCGGGGCTGGATCCTTGCCAGCAAAGAGCAGCACCGTCAGCTGAAGTCCCTGCAGGAGAAGGTCTCCAAGAAGGAA TTTATCCGCTTGGCCCAGACCCTCAAGTATTACGGCTATCTCAAGTTTGACCCCTGTGTCACCGACTTCCCTGAAAAGGGCTGCCACGTCCTCGTTGGGGCTGGGAACAGCGAGCTCAACTTCCAGGTCAAGCTGCCAAATGACCAGGTCAAGGAGGGCAGCTTCAAGGTGACCCGCATGCGCTGCTGGCGAGTCACATCCTCG GTCCCCTTGCACAATGGGACATCCGGCCCGACCACCGGCAAGCCAGAGGTGAAGCTGGAGCTGGCCTTTGAGTACCTGATGAGCAAGGACCGCCTGCAGTGGGTCACCATCACCAGCCCACAG gcAATCATGCTGAGTATCTGCCTGCAGTCCATGGTGGATGAGCTGATGGTGAAGAAAGCAGGAGGCAGCATCCGCAAG AAGTCCCGTGGCCGGCGAGCCAACCTCACACTGCAGCGCTCAGACAGCCAGCAAGCAGTCAAGTCGCCCCCTCTTCTG GATTCCCCGGACTGCAGCAGCCGGGATTGCGTGGTGGCAAAGGTCTCG AGCAAGCTAGGCTCCGTCAGCCTGCGGGCCATCAGCCATTCCGGCTCTTCTGCCGACATTGGCACTGACGACTTCCATGGGAACTACGCCTTCGAGGGCATTGGCGACGAGGACCTCTAG
- the EIF2B4 gene encoding translation initiation factor eIF-2B subunit delta isoform X2 produces MAERVQQPTLGPEGSQAVTGGAELSREEKQLLRKEKRKKQQQQKQQRREQEEAAAAKKKTMAAAAAAAPSLQATPTTPTPTASLGTAGSPGPPPPPPPGATPTALEKPDLPEQQAAPPGKSKAELRAERRAKQEADRALKQARKGEQGPPAPASAKPRPLPSDAPPAAKRIPEHVQVGDPAALKKLAKTLERQQVPLRPEFGAKVSLFSHLHQYSRKELLTQQMSIPVTAIHPAVVRLGLQYSQGMVNGSNARCLSLLHVFRQVIGDYTTPANEELSRDLVNKLKPYISFLTQCRPLSASMGNAIKFLKKEIAASPGSMREEEAKGCLQEAIDKYIREKIVLAAAAISKSAFEKIHDGDVVLVYGG; encoded by the exons ATGGCGGAGCGCGTGCAGCAGCCGACGCTGGGCCCCGAGGGGAGCCAG GCGGTGACCGGCGGCGCGGAGCTGTCCCGcgaggagaagcagctgctgcggaaggagaagaggaagaagcagcagcagcagaagcagcagcgccgcgagcaggaggaggcggcggcggccaagAAGAAgaccatggcggcggcggcggcggcggcgccctcCCTCcaggccacccccaccacccccaccccgacgGCCTCCCTCGGCACTGCAGGCTCtccggggccgccgccgccgccgcctccag GAGCGACGCCGACGGCGCTGGAGAAGCCGGACCTCCCGGAGCAACAAGCGGCGCCCCCGGGCAAGAGCAAGGCCGAGCTGCGAGCCGAGCGCCGGGCCAAGCAGGAGGCCGACCGGGCCCTCAAGCAGGCCCGGAAGGGCGAGCAGGGCCCGCCGGCGCCGGCCTCCGCCAAGCCCCGGCCGCTGCCCAGCGACGCCCCGCCAG CGGCGAAGCGGATCCCGGAGCACGTTCAAGTGGGCGACCCGGCGGCGCTGAAGAAGCTGGCCAAGACGCTGGAGCGCCAGCAG GTGCCCCTGAGGCCAGAGTTCGGGGCCAAGGTCAGCCTCTTCTCTCACCTGCACCAATACAGCCGCAAGGAGTTGCTGACCCAGCAGATGAG CATTCCCGTGACTGCCATCCACCCTGCAGTGGTGCGTCTTGGCCTGCAGTACTCCCAAGGGATGGTCAATGGCTCCAATGCCCGCTGCCTTTCCCTCTTGCACGTCTTCAGACAG gtgaTTGGAGACTACACCACCCCAGCCAATGAGGAGCTCTCGCGGGACCTGGTGAACAAGCTCAAGCCCTACATCAG CTTCCTCACCCAGTGCCGGCCCCTCTCCGCCAGCATGGGCAACGCCATCAAGTTCCTCAAGAAGGAGATCGCTGCCTCGCCAGGCTCCatgagagaggaggag GCCAAGGGCTGCCTGCAGGAGGCCATTGACAAGTACATCCGGGAGAAGATTGTCCTGGCTGCTGCAGCCATTTCCAAGTCGGCCTTTGAGAAGATCCACGATGGGGACGTCGTCCTGGTCTACGGAGGGtag
- the EIF2B4 gene encoding translation initiation factor eIF-2B subunit delta isoform X1, protein MAERVQQPTLGPEGSQERRRRRWRSRTSRSNKRRPRARARPSCEPSAGPSRRPTGPSSRPGRASRARRRRPPPSPGRCPATPRQVRLCGWRRQDEGPCRPRAPSLPPSRLPSSPLLPAAKRIPEHVQVGDPAALKKLAKTLERQQVPLRPEFGAKVSLFSHLHQYSRKELLTQQMSIPVTAIHPAVVRLGLQYSQGMVNGSNARCLSLLHVFRQVIGDYTTPANEELSRDLVNKLKPYISFLTQCRPLSASMGNAIKFLKKEIAASPGSMREEEAKGCLQEAIDKYIREKIVLAAAAISKSAFEKIHDGDVVLVYGGSSLVSRTLRDAHEKGRAFRVVVVDSRPRLEGRETLRRLVKQGVRCSYVLINAISYVLPEVSKVLLGAHALLANGSVMSRMGTSQIALLSKAHNVPVLVCCETYKFCERVQTDSFVSNELDDPNDLLGPHRPGGSPLAGWQESHSLRLLNLVYDVTPLELVDLVITDLGMIPCTSVPVVLRVKNVEQ, encoded by the exons ATGGCGGAGCGCGTGCAGCAGCCGACGCTGGGCCCCGAGGGGAGCCAG GAGCGACGCCGACGGCGCTGGAGAAGCCGGACCTCCCGGAGCAACAAGCGGCGCCCCCGGGCAAGAGCAAGGCCGAGCTGCGAGCCGAGCGCCGGGCCAAGCAGGAGGCCGACCGGGCCCTCAAGCAGGCCCGGAAGGGCGAGCAGGGCCCGCCGGCGCCGGCCTCCGCCAAGCCCCGGCCGCTGCCCAGCGACGCCCCGCCAGGTACGGCTctgcgggtggcggcggcaggacgAGGGACCCTGCCGGCCCCGAgcgccctccctgcctccctcccgccTTCCTTCGTCTCCTCTCCTTCCAGCGGCGAAGCGGATCCCGGAGCACGTTCAAGTGGGCGACCCGGCGGCGCTGAAGAAGCTGGCCAAGACGCTGGAGCGCCAGCAG GTGCCCCTGAGGCCAGAGTTCGGGGCCAAGGTCAGCCTCTTCTCTCACCTGCACCAATACAGCCGCAAGGAGTTGCTGACCCAGCAGATGAG CATTCCCGTGACTGCCATCCACCCTGCAGTGGTGCGTCTTGGCCTGCAGTACTCCCAAGGGATGGTCAATGGCTCCAATGCCCGCTGCCTTTCCCTCTTGCACGTCTTCAGACAG gtgaTTGGAGACTACACCACCCCAGCCAATGAGGAGCTCTCGCGGGACCTGGTGAACAAGCTCAAGCCCTACATCAG CTTCCTCACCCAGTGCCGGCCCCTCTCCGCCAGCATGGGCAACGCCATCAAGTTCCTCAAGAAGGAGATCGCTGCCTCGCCAGGCTCCatgagagaggaggag GCCAAGGGCTGCCTGCAGGAGGCCATTGACAAGTACATCCGGGAGAAGATTGTCCTGGCTGCTGCAGCCATTTCCAAGTCGGCCTTTGAGAAGATCCACGATGGGGACGTCGTCCTGGTCTACGGAGG CTCCTCCCTGGTCAGCCGCACGCTGCGGGACGCCCACGAGAAGGGCCGTGCCttccgggtggtggtggtggacagccgGCCGCGGCTGGAGGGCCGGGAGACGCTGCGTCGCCTGGTGAAGCAGGGCGTCCGCTGCAGCTACGTCCTCATCAACGCCATCTCCTACGTGCTGCCCGAG GTCTCCAAAGTGCTGCTGGGAGCTCACGCGCTCTTGGCGAATGGCTCTGTGATGTCCCGAATGGGCACCTCCCAAATCGCCCTGCTCTCCAAGGCCCACAACGTCCCCGTCCTGGTCTGCTGCGAGACCTACAAGTTCTGTGAGCGGGTCCAGACAGACTCCTTTGTCTCCAACGAGCTGG ATGACCCCAACGACCTGCTTGGACCGCATCGTCCTGGGGGGAGCCCACTGGCCGGCTGGCAGGAGAGCCACTCCCTGCGCCTGCTCAATCTGGTCTACGACGTGACCCCGCTGGAGCTGGTGGATCTGGTGATCACAGACCTGGGGATGATCCCCTGCACCTCCGTCCCGGTGGTGCTGCGTGTCAAGAACGTGGAGCagtga